The DNA region TGAATAGTAAAAGAACTGAGAAATTTAGACAAGTATTATTACCTACATGGATTAGAGTAAAAACATTATTAAGTAATGGAAGAAAAGAGGGACTATTTCAATTTAAAGACATAGATAATGCCATATCTTTTGTGATGGCAGTAGCAATTTTTCCACGTCAAAATCCATTATTTATAGAGTTTGTTAAAAAAAAAGAAAATAAAAATGAAATCATAGAGGAAATACTATTATTTATTTTAAAAGGGTTAGGATTTAAGTAAAGATATAAATTATACTCTGACAATTCAATGTAAAACAAGATAGCATCAATTCTTTTGTTGGGAGGGAAAATTATGAAATTACATTTTAAAGATCAAGCATTTTCATTTGAATTACTTAGAGCAGCATCTTATGCAGGATATCAAGGAGCAGAAATAGGTGAATGTTTAGCAACTGCTGCTAATATTAAAGAAGGAGACTTTAATAGTTGGTTTGAGGAATGGGAAAAAACCGCTAAGCGTGTAGAGAAAATTGGTGAAAATTGTTTATCTAAAAGACATGTAGTAAGTGGTAGAGAAGCATTGCTTAGAGCTTCAAACTATTATAGAACCGCTGAGTTCTTCTTGAAGGCAACTGATTCAAGACGTGATGAAAATTATAAAAAAAGTGTTGAAACGTTCAAAAAGGCTATGGCAGAGATGGATTTTTATTATGAAATTGTAAAAATTCCCTATGAAAATTCTTATATGGCAGGTTATTTTTATCGGGCATTAGATTATGATAAAAATAAACAACCATGTCCTACATTAATTTTTATAGGCGGATTTGATTCCACAGCTGAAGAATTATATTTCTGTGGTGCGGCAGCGGCAATTAAAAGAGGATACAATTGTCTTGTTTTTGATGGACCAGGACAGGGAGAGACATTAAGAATTCAAAAAATACCAACTCGTTTTGATTATGAAGTGCCTGTTAGAGCGGCTATCGATTATTTGGAAAGTAGAAGAGATGTTGATATGGATAAAATATCACTCATGGGAATGAGCATGGGTGGGTATTATGCACCTAGAGCTGCTGCTTTTGATAAGCGCATAAAAGCATGTATTGCATATGATGTATTCTATGACCTATGGAATTCAACAATAAATCAAAATCCAAAATTGAAAAAATTAGAAGGACGTTCTCCAATGATGATAGAAACAATGATGAGATTCGCTGAAAAAAGAAGTTCTAATCTTCGTTGGGCTATTCAAAATTCGCTTTGGGTATTTGGGATAGAACACAGAAATGAAATCCCAGAAACATTAAAAAAATATACACTTAAAGGAATTGCAAATAAAATAGATTGTCCATTATTAATATTAGTTGGTGAAGCAGATCACTTTGTTTCACCCGAACAAGTTGATGAATTTGCTAATGAATTGAAGTGTTCTAAGACAATACGTGTGTTTACACGTGAAGAAGGTGCAGAAGAACACTGACAGGAAGGAAATCATGCTCTATTTCATCAAGTCATGTTTGATTGGTTAGATGATACATTAAAAATATAATATTTAGATACCTATTATGAAATGCTAAGAATTTCATAATAGGTATTATAGGGGAGGATAATATATGGAAAGTATTCATAGTAAGTTGATTAAAGTTTCGTTACTAACTATTGAATAAGCTCAGGAGTATCATCTGTAATAGTTTTAAACTCATATCCTTTTTCTTTATAATACTTAATTATTTTTGGCAACGCTTTACAGGTGTTTTTATGCATATAGTCACAATGCATAAGTAATATAATTTCACATAAGTTTTTACTCTCTTTTACAGCTCGCATATATTGTTTATAAGGTGAAAGCTTTGGATTTATTCCATCTGATGTTTCAACGTTCCAATCATATATTTTAAAGTTATAGCTGTGCAATTTATCTAAATAGTCAGGATTAAGATATTTTCTACTACCGCAAGGAAATCTGATTATATTTGGCGAAATTCCCGTTACTCGATTTATTTCATTTCTACAATCTAACATTTCTTTAATAAAATTATTTTGATTGCCATAAATATATTTAAGTTTATGCGTATAGGTGTGTAATCCTATACTATGACCCTCTGCATGAATTCTTCTCACTGTATTTTCTAATCCATTAATTTGATTACCAATTAGGAAAAAAGTAGCATGTACATTGTTTTCCTTTAATATATCCAATACTTTATCAGTTACAACATTGCTTGGTCCATCATCAAAAGTTAGATAAATGACTTTTTTGTTTTCAATAATATTTTGTGCAGGGGTTGATTTAGGGTTATAAAAACTCAAAAATCCTTTAAATAGCATTAATGTAATTAAAAATATAGTTGTACCGTATAAAATAATCTTTTTAGCTTTCAATTTGTTGCCCTCCAATTATTTATGTCGTAATTACTTCTTTATTATTTCAATTTTAGAGATATTTTATTACTGCTTTTATTCCTTTTTTTAATTAAATTCTTCAGAGGCCACTATGAGCTTACAGCAGGATATATTGAATACTAAGGATCTGTTGATTAAGCTAATTTATTTTAGTATTTATATTTATTCCATTTGACTTTTTAATCTTCCTTCAAGTACATCTATTCCGTCAATAGATACTACTCCTATTCTATGTAAAGTACATATTCCATCATTTTTTCTTGCAATTTTACCTCCTGTTGTAAATCCCATGATATACCCCGCATTTTTCATCGCTGTTATTGTATCTTCATTATATTTACCACAAGGATAAGCAATATAATTCACTTTTTTATTTAATATTCTCTCCAAGGTTTCTTTTGATTCTTTCAAAGTTTTTAATTGTTTTTCATAAGAAATTTTACTTAATTCTTCATGATTAACAGTATGACTTTCTATATCTATTCCGTTATTTTGCAATTCCTTAAGTTGATTTGAAGTTATATATGCATTATTCCTGTCTATGGTATTTGTAGTAACAAATATTGTAGCCTTAAGATTAAATTCTTTAAGTACGGGATATGCATATTCATAATTATCTAAGTATCCATCATCAAAGGTTATAGCCACAGATTTCTTAGGTATAGGTTTATTTTCTACAAAAAAATTATATAGATCTTGAAGAGTAACAGTGGTATACCCATTGTCCTTTATGTATTTCATTTGATCTTTAAATTGTTGTTGTGGAATTCTTAATCTATTATTTTTTTCAAAACCTATAGAATGATACATAAGTATACATACGCCTTCATTATTATATTTTAGGGGCATACTTTTTATTTTCTCATTAATATATACTTCATGACCCAATATTGTATTATATGAATATGAGTTTATAATCAATATACTTAAGGATAAAATTAAAATTTTTTTTAAAATCTTCATTATTTCTGCTTCTCCTCAATATTTTAAAATATATAGTTATGATCTGATTTGAATTGTAAATTCAATGTAATTAATTTGATAAGGTAAGATAATATAAAAGACATTAAAAATTAATAATCATTTATGTGTATAAGAAAAAATCTTATGTTCTTATTTCTCCATCCTAAGTCCCATGGAACATGATATCTATCAGTGGTATGAGAATTAACTAAAGGATATCTATGACTATCAAATCCTGTTATTACTGCAAAATGATCTATGTTTCCTCTTCCCTTTTCATAAGCTATCAAATCTCCAATTTGTAATCTATTAGCTATATCATCTGTCATGTTGAATTGAGAATTTGTTAATTCATTAAAAGATCCAATTTTTATAATAGTTCCTCTACCGCTTTGTAGTAAATAATTTTTCAAACCATCTGCATTTGACCAGGATCTAGTACCGGAATGCCATATATTATTAATAGGCATTGATCCACCTTCTTTATCTCCTAGGACTTGAGAAATAAAGTTAGTACAATCTCCTCCTAAGCCATTATAATCATTGTACTTTTTATTATATTTAAAATTGTTACTGCTTCCCCAAGCTGCACCACAATATTTATCAGCATAAGCTGCTGCTTTTTCTCTATGATAAAAGCTTTTATTATGTTTAGCTATGTCTATAAAATTTTCTATTGAATATAAAGTATTTTTTGATGAATTAAATTTACAATTTAAATTAGATGAATAAAATTGCAATGAATCTTCAAAGCAATCAGTATACCAATCACTAAGTATAATCCATCTTTCATTTTTTTTGATTAATTTTGCTGTATGACGTACGCCTATTCCAAATGAATTTGGAATAGTAGATTGATCATTTTTATATGAATAGTCAAATTTATAACTTTCTTCAAGAATAAGTTTTAATACATTATCAGAAGGTATAATTTTTTTCAGTTTCACCGTAGATTTAATATCTTTGAATTCTATATTTCTTTGAGACGACCAGTCTTTTAAATATTTAACTCTTTTTATTTCATGTTCCAGTGCATATTTACCACTTGTCTTAGAAATATCATAATAATTATTTAATGCTGAATAATCACCGGTTTTAAGAGCAGAGCAGCGCAAATTATATATTTTTTCAATTTCTAAACCCACTTCATCGTTATTTATCATATGTTGAGTAGATTCATATGCTGAACTTTTACACACAGGAAACATTATAAAAATTAGTGCTATAGCTGTATA from Clostridium pasteurianum BC1 includes:
- a CDS encoding amidase domain-containing protein, which encodes MKLKYLIKKIKVISLLKYTAIALIFIMFPVCKSSAYESTQHMINNDEVGLEIEKIYNLRCSALKTGDYSALNNYYDISKTSGKYALEHEIKRVKYLKDWSSQRNIEFKDIKSTVKLKKIIPSDNVLKLILEESYKFDYSYKNDQSTIPNSFGIGVRHTAKLIKKNERWIILSDWYTDCFEDSLQFYSSNLNCKFNSSKNTLYSIENFIDIAKHNKSFYHREKAAAYADKYCGAAWGSSNNFKYNKKYNDYNGLGGDCTNFISQVLGDKEGGSMPINNIWHSGTRSWSNADGLKNYLLQSGRGTIIKIGSFNELTNSQFNMTDDIANRLQIGDLIAYEKGRGNIDHFAVITGFDSHRYPLVNSHTTDRYHVPWDLGWRNKNIRFFLIHINDY
- a CDS encoding alpha/beta hydrolase family protein is translated as MKLHFKDQAFSFELLRAASYAGYQGAEIGECLATAANIKEGDFNSWFEEWEKTAKRVEKIGENCLSKRHVVSGREALLRASNYYRTAEFFLKATDSRRDENYKKSVETFKKAMAEMDFYYEIVKIPYENSYMAGYFYRALDYDKNKQPCPTLIFIGGFDSTAEELYFCGAAAAIKRGYNCLVFDGPGQGETLRIQKIPTRFDYEVPVRAAIDYLESRRDVDMDKISLMGMSMGGYYAPRAAAFDKRIKACIAYDVFYDLWNSTINQNPKLKKLEGRSPMMIETMMRFAEKRSSNLRWAIQNSLWVFGIEHRNEIPETLKKYTLKGIANKIDCPLLILVGEADHFVSPEQVDEFANELKCSKTIRVFTREEGAEEH
- a CDS encoding polysaccharide deacetylase family protein is translated as MKILKKILILSLSILIINSYSYNTILGHEVYINEKIKSMPLKYNNEGVCILMYHSIGFEKNNRLRIPQQQFKDQMKYIKDNGYTTVTLQDLYNFFVENKPIPKKSVAITFDDGYLDNYEYAYPVLKEFNLKATIFVTTNTIDRNNAYITSNQLKELQNNGIDIESHTVNHEELSKISYEKQLKTLKESKETLERILNKKVNYIAYPCGKYNEDTITAMKNAGYIMGFTTGGKIARKNDGICTLHRIGVVSIDGIDVLEGRLKSQME
- a CDS encoding polysaccharide deacetylase family protein is translated as MKAKKIILYGTTIFLITLMLFKGFLSFYNPKSTPAQNIIENKKVIYLTFDDGPSNVVTDKVLDILKENNVHATFFLIGNQINGLENTVRRIHAEGHSIGLHTYTHKLKYIYGNQNNFIKEMLDCRNEINRVTGISPNIIRFPCGSRKYLNPDYLDKLHSYNFKIYDWNVETSDGINPKLSPYKQYMRAVKESKNLCEIILLMHCDYMHKNTCKALPKIIKYYKEKGYEFKTITDDTPELIQ